The following nucleotide sequence is from Anopheles stephensi strain Indian chromosome 3, UCI_ANSTEP_V1.0, whole genome shotgun sequence.
GTGCGGTACGTTTAGATTGTGAACAAAGTAAGCGCCTTGTACGGATTACAGCTCGCTCAAAACTCCTTATTTTAGGAACACACTTCAAATCCGCCGGTTTTGGAACCAGAATCGATTCGGTGGCCTATTATGTCACGAACCATAAATTTGCCCATTGAAGCCATCCCCTATTTGCATATTGTTGTTCTTGATTTTATCAACCAATCATGCAGCTTGTTCGCTCTGCTGGGAACATCTCCTCCAATGTATCTATCCACCGAACGTGCCGCAATACAAGATAACCGCCtcggttcgtttcgttctCTGCCCTCTCCCCTGCAGGCTTATCTTATCAGACAACGACTGTCTCGCGTAAGACCGCAAATAATTAAATCGGTACTAGCCATTGTCACACTCCACGAGCGTTTttaccgcaaaaaaaaaccggcaccGCTTCTCCGGGTGTTAAAAGAACGATAAATTGCGCTTTGATCGCTAGTAGCAGCCCGATGAGTACTGCtaatactgctgctactaccaataccaccaccaccaccgccgcggAATCAACTATGATGGCCACAACAAATTCCATCACGGAAAACGTAGTACACGAGGAAGGTCTTCACACGAAGCTGGACCGCATCTTTAGCACTCCTTCAGCACCGGGAGTTGCTTACTCACTGGAAATAGCTGCCAAGGATGACTTCGATGTTGGATTGCTGGAACGCTTAGTACCTCAGCCTGTCTTCTGTTCCCTTCCCTGGATTTCGGACGATAATCTTCGCTACTCCGATGACTTCCTGCGCGCACCGACCATGCAGCTATCCGCACAGCTGCGCTCGGCACACTACACCGTCGTGAATCATGTGTCCTGCTACAACATAACGGAGCACCAGGTGGACGGGCTGCTGGCGTCCGGTGTGCAGAATCTGTTCGTCGTTCGTGGCGATACCGTACAGGAGGAACAGAAATTTCAACACTCCGCCAGTTTGGTGCACTATCTGCGGAAGCGACAGCAGGAGAGCACCCTCCCTCCTAGGCTCACGATCGGAGTCGGTGGCTATCCGTACGGTCACCATCAATCATCTTCCCAGGCGCAAGAGTTGGCGTATCTAAGGGAAAAGATAGACCACGGTGTAGACTTCCTGCTGACGCAAACGTTATACGATGCCGGATCCTTCTTTCGCTGCCGGGATCGGTGCAGACAGGCCGGGATCACCATCCCCATCATCCCGGGTATTTATCTTCCTCACTCCTACCGACATCTTCAGGTCATGCTGAGGCTGACACGCATCACGCTTACGCCGGAAGTAGATGCCGCATTCGCCGCACACGCGGACGATCCTCCGGAACAGTTTGAAGCATTCGTTCTGGACCATTTCGCTGGAGTGTTGCGCGAACTGCTGGAACCGAATC
It contains:
- the LOC118512205 gene encoding methylenetetrahydrofolate reductase, which encodes MSTANTAATTNTTTTTAAESTMMATTNSITENVVHEEGLHTKLDRIFSTPSAPGVAYSLEIAAKDDFDVGLLERLVPQPVFCSLPWISDDNLRYSDDFLRAPTMQLSAQLRSAHYTVVNHVSCYNITEHQVDGLLASGVQNLFVVRGDTVQEEQKFQHSASLVHYLRKRQQESTLPPRLTIGVGGYPYGHHQSSSQAQELAYLREKIDHGVDFLLTQTLYDAGSFFRCRDRCRQAGITIPIIPGIYLPHSYRHLQVMLRLTRITLTPEVDAAFAAHADDPPEQFEAFVLDHFAGVLRELLEPNRTSSADAIKLVHFFSFNKFPLIQKMLQKLDDFFLQ